A region from the Gemmatimonadota bacterium genome encodes:
- a CDS encoding phosphotransferase: MYIPETLSSNPKWAKWIERLPDIVAACAKRWDLCIEDPMTEEYAEMSYSYIAPATDAKGTEVVLKIGSPVQLAENWQQECHALQLCNGDGTVKLLDFDKALGVLMLERIRPGVPLGVCPDDEENTRIAARLMKKFWQPVPKIHSFRPTAYEIDGFDKLRKKYNGGTGPLPEKWVVRAETLYDELMSTSTETVVLHGDLHHWNILSSEREPYLVIDPKGYFGDPGYEVGAFLANYPDASCEGCDRGEIDVRRVEIMAEELDIPRERIIKWGLVLALIWARWSADTPEEFWRTDISRAQALEQLL; encoded by the coding sequence ATGTACATTCCAGAAACTCTCTCGTCTAATCCAAAGTGGGCTAAATGGATAGAACGGCTGCCAGATATCGTCGCTGCGTGTGCAAAGCGGTGGGATCTTTGCATTGAAGATCCCATGACAGAAGAGTATGCCGAGATGTCCTATAGCTATATCGCGCCAGCGACGGATGCAAAGGGGACAGAGGTTGTTCTGAAAATTGGCTCGCCCGTGCAATTGGCGGAAAACTGGCAGCAAGAGTGCCACGCGCTGCAACTTTGCAATGGTGATGGTACGGTCAAGTTGCTCGATTTTGACAAGGCGTTGGGCGTGCTGATGCTCGAGCGCATCCGTCCGGGTGTTCCTCTGGGTGTTTGCCCGGATGATGAGGAGAATACGCGCATTGCCGCTCGGCTGATGAAAAAGTTCTGGCAACCCGTTCCGAAAATTCACAGTTTTCGGCCGACGGCTTATGAAATAGATGGCTTTGACAAGTTGCGCAAAAAATACAATGGCGGCACCGGGCCGTTGCCCGAAAAATGGGTTGTGCGCGCCGAAACGCTTTACGATGAGTTGATGAGTACCAGTACAGAAACGGTTGTTTTGCACGGGGATTTGCACCACTGGAATATCTTGAGTTCAGAGCGCGAGCCGTATCTCGTCATTGATCCCAAAGGTTATTTTGGCGATCCGGGTTATGAGGTCGGTGCTTTTTTGGCGAATTACCCCGATGCTTCCTGTGAGGGATGTGACCGGGGCGAAATCGATGTTCGCCGCGTGGAGATTATGGCCGAAGAATTGGATATCCCGCGCGAGCGTATTATCAAATGGGGTCTGGTTTTGGCTTTAATCTGGGCGAGATGGAGTGCGGATACGCCCGAAGAATTCTGGCGTACAGATATTAGTCGCGCCCAGGCGTTGGAGCAGTTGCTTTAG
- a CDS encoding sulfatase-like hydrolase/transferase, with protein MSDRPNILMIMSDEHDPAVMGCYGDSIVQTPHLDRLAEEGVVFDAAYTTSPLCAPARASFTAVQYVSRCGVWTNDCQLPSDDYPSLPHALNAVGYECWLGGKMHFASTHRYGFRDVYSGANQGDRSGKGGRRAFDDLSESGFGWEGRVAAFKTADTSPVLEKDRKVTAECSAFLRNRSADDKPFFLLAGYVAPHFPLTIPEAYYAPYKDKVPMPEIPEGFLETLPTNYKHLRAGFGVTKATPEQTKLGRELYWGFVNWLDDEIGKLLAALNDSEVADNTIVIYCTDHGENKGDHGLWWKNNMYEHASRTPLIVSFPKRWAGGQRRTGVCSLVDLAQTIAEIGGAERSDDWDGESLLDYLDDGNSDWRDIAVSEYYAHNIASGMTMVRQGPWKYVYHARFDEAHGPERELYNLEKDAGEFNNLANDSAQADRIAQLHDLLTRELRRDPEAAEAQSRADLAKGY; from the coding sequence ATGTCTGACCGTCCAAATATTCTGATGATTATGTCCGATGAGCACGACCCGGCAGTGATGGGGTGTTATGGGGATTCTATTGTGCAAACGCCGCATCTGGATCGGCTGGCAGAAGAGGGTGTTGTGTTTGATGCGGCTTATACGACGTCACCGCTTTGCGCGCCTGCGCGTGCGAGTTTTACGGCGGTGCAATACGTGAGTCGCTGTGGGGTATGGACCAATGATTGTCAGTTGCCTTCTGACGATTATCCTTCGCTGCCGCACGCGTTGAATGCGGTAGGCTATGAATGCTGGTTGGGGGGCAAGATGCATTTTGCGAGTACGCACCGCTATGGTTTTCGCGATGTTTATTCCGGTGCGAATCAGGGGGACAGGAGTGGCAAGGGCGGGCGGCGCGCGTTTGATGATCTGAGTGAATCGGGTTTTGGTTGGGAAGGGCGGGTGGCGGCTTTTAAGACGGCTGATACATCGCCCGTTTTGGAAAAGGACCGAAAGGTGACGGCGGAGTGCAGTGCGTTTTTGCGGAATCGCTCGGCGGATGATAAGCCGTTCTTTTTGCTGGCAGGTTATGTGGCACCGCATTTTCCGTTGACTATTCCAGAAGCGTATTACGCGCCTTATAAAGACAAGGTGCCCATGCCCGAGATTCCCGAGGGTTTCCTGGAGACATTGCCGACCAATTACAAGCATTTGCGAGCCGGGTTTGGCGTGACAAAGGCGACGCCCGAACAGACGAAGTTGGGGCGGGAGCTTTACTGGGGTTTTGTGAATTGGCTGGACGATGAGATCGGCAAGTTGCTCGCCGCGCTCAATGATTCCGAAGTGGCGGATAATACGATTGTGATTTACTGCACGGATCACGGCGAGAACAAGGGCGATCACGGGTTATGGTGGAAGAATAATATGTATGAACACGCTTCGCGGACGCCGCTGATTGTGTCTTTTCCAAAACGCTGGGCAGGTGGGCAGCGGCGGACGGGTGTGTGTTCGCTGGTGGATCTGGCGCAGACGATAGCGGAGATCGGCGGGGCGGAACGGTCAGATGACTGGGATGGCGAGTCGCTGCTCGATTATCTGGATGACGGGAATAGCGATTGGCGGGATATTGCGGTGAGCGAATACTACGCACACAATATTGCGTCGGGTATGACGATGGTTCGGCAGGGCCCGTGGAAGTACGTGTATCACGCGCGGTTTGACGAGGCGCATGGACCCGAACGCGAATTGTACAATTTGGAAAAGGATGCCGGGGAGTTTAACAATCTGGCAAATGATTCCGCGCAGGCCGATCGCATCGCGCAATTGCACGATTTGTTGACGAGGGAATTGAGACGCGATCCCGAAGCGGCTGAAGCGCAAAGCCGAGCGGATTTGGCGAAGGGGTATTGA
- a CDS encoding ATP-binding protein: MDLSLYETIWLVGAVIAAGLLWGIFASAIKRKGTPLPLLLLISAGALWYTGDALRILIEQAAPDAGAVNYAAHLARFGLDFLPSALLGTVLAFADEHKVARGLRRYLIPITFVPGIIIFLIGMSQAPIKRVSFSLYAIAMLLFSAYLCRGFAMRSETEVHRVFCRLMAFALTGIAVLTVFAYPIGLLQSNVVGPVLALVLFLSPIAPAYILGYFIYRYSFFQIVVNPALFYSALTGIVLTVYLLVIRRVAEALGRLDSGFRVEVVEAILISLLIFLFQPIKNRLQGIINRLFFRTRYEYQHLLGALSQTLNVPHALERRLQSVVDAVGTVLKVHAVSLVVFEYEEGQVSQGQVIASNGLPGFEPPVTPFGDGDGAQIEAVVGWLLIHRRPLDVGDLHHPALTAILAKQGVELCIPVLQEEKPVGLLCLGEKKRGGSFSSEEWELLGTLCNQIALAVENTRLVERRLQLERQMYEAERLSALGLLSASIAHEVKNPLSSIKAIATVLREDLQGDQTKASDLSVVLREIDRLNRVVDRLLRFAQPKQGDGFQVLDLKAVLEDVVLILFHEAERQNVEICFEVADGLVVTGDPEDLKEVFFNLILNGIQAMEDDCTERRLTVRAQRLQGGVEVRVSDTGPGISEEDQARIFEPFFTTKASGTGLGLAIVKRDVERMGGAIEVANADGTGAVFAVQLPGGDDAV; encoded by the coding sequence ATGGACCTGTCGTTATACGAGACGATCTGGCTGGTCGGCGCGGTGATTGCCGCCGGGTTGCTCTGGGGCATTTTTGCTTCGGCGATAAAGCGAAAGGGCACGCCCCTGCCGCTGTTGTTACTGATTTCGGCGGGGGCGCTCTGGTACACTGGGGACGCGTTGCGCATTTTGATCGAGCAGGCTGCGCCGGATGCCGGTGCGGTGAATTATGCGGCGCATCTGGCGCGTTTTGGGCTGGATTTTTTGCCGTCTGCGCTACTGGGAACCGTGCTGGCTTTTGCAGATGAGCACAAGGTGGCGCGTGGGTTGCGGCGGTATCTCATTCCTATCACTTTTGTGCCGGGGATAATCATTTTTTTGATTGGCATGTCTCAGGCGCCGATCAAGCGCGTGAGTTTTAGTCTGTATGCTATTGCTATGCTTCTGTTTTCGGCGTATCTCTGCCGGGGTTTTGCGATGCGGTCGGAGACAGAGGTGCATAGGGTGTTTTGTCGGTTGATGGCATTTGCGCTGACGGGTATCGCGGTTTTGACGGTTTTTGCCTATCCGATTGGGTTGCTTCAAAGTAATGTTGTGGGACCTGTGCTCGCGCTGGTGCTTTTTCTTTCGCCTATCGCGCCGGCGTATATTCTGGGTTATTTTATTTATCGGTATAGTTTTTTCCAGATTGTGGTGAACCCCGCGTTGTTTTATTCTGCGCTGACGGGCATTGTGCTGACGGTTTATTTGCTGGTGATTCGGCGCGTTGCAGAGGCATTGGGGCGTCTGGATAGTGGGTTCAGGGTAGAGGTGGTTGAGGCTATTTTGATTTCGCTGCTGATTTTTCTGTTTCAGCCGATTAAGAACAGGTTGCAGGGGATCATCAATCGCCTGTTTTTCAGGACGCGCTACGAGTATCAGCATTTGCTGGGTGCGCTGAGTCAAACGCTGAATGTGCCGCACGCGCTGGAGAGGCGGTTGCAGTCGGTGGTGGATGCGGTTGGCACTGTGTTGAAGGTGCATGCTGTTTCGCTGGTGGTGTTTGAGTACGAGGAGGGGCAGGTGAGCCAGGGGCAGGTGATTGCAAGCAATGGTTTGCCGGGGTTTGAGCCGCCTGTTACACCTTTTGGGGATGGGGACGGGGCGCAGATTGAGGCGGTGGTCGGCTGGTTGTTGATCCATCGCCGACCGCTGGATGTGGGTGACTTGCACCATCCGGCACTTACTGCAATACTCGCAAAGCAAGGGGTTGAGCTGTGTATTCCGGTGTTGCAAGAGGAGAAGCCGGTTGGTTTGCTCTGTTTGGGGGAGAAGAAACGCGGGGGATCTTTTTCTTCTGAGGAATGGGAGTTGCTGGGTACGCTTTGCAATCAGATTGCACTGGCGGTTGAAAATACGCGTCTGGTGGAGCGTCGGTTGCAATTGGAACGGCAGATGTATGAGGCAGAGCGGCTTTCGGCGTTGGGATTGCTTTCGGCGAGTATTGCGCACGAGGTAAAGAATCCCCTGAGTTCGATCAAGGCGATTGCGACTGTGCTGCGGGAGGATTTGCAGGGCGATCAAACAAAGGCGAGCGATTTGTCTGTGGTGTTGCGCGAGATTGATCGGTTAAACCGCGTGGTGGATCGCTTGCTCAGGTTTGCTCAGCCCAAGCAGGGGGATGGATTTCAGGTGCTGGACCTGAAGGCGGTGCTGGAAGATGTGGTGCTGATTTTGTTTCACGAGGCGGAGCGACAGAATGTGGAGATTTGTTTTGAGGTGGCGGATGGTCTCGTGGTGACGGGCGATCCAGAGGATTTGAAGGAAGTGTTTTTTAATTTGATTTTGAACGGTATTCAGGCTATGGAAGACGATTGTACGGAGCGGCGGTTGACGGTACGGGCGCAGCGGTTGCAAGGCGGTGTGGAGGTGCGGGTGTCGGATACGGGTCCGGGGATTTCAGAGGAAGACCAGGCTCGTATTTTTGAGCCGTTTTTTACGACCAAGGCTTCGGGTACGGGGTTGGGGCTTGCGATTGTGAAGCGCGATGTGGAGCGCATGGGGGGGGCGATTGAGGTGGCAAATGCAGATGGGACAGGGGCGGTGTTTGCAGTTCAACTTCCCGGGGGGGATGATGCAGTATAA
- a CDS encoding sigma-54 dependent transcriptional regulator has product MQMGQGRCLQFNFPGGMMQYKILIVDDDPAARYGLKRALAALGCEIVEAEDGEAGLAAVVQSNPDFLICDIQMPKMDGLTLVKRLADQGDVRPVIVITAYGSERVAVEAMKAGAYDYLSKPYDVDELRCLVENVLETVRLRRENEALRNEIRQQSGFGLLIGRSRAMEGVYDLIGKVAATDAGVLISGESGTGKELVARAIHEQSGRQARPFVAVNAAALPTELIESELFGHERGAFTGATARRQGKFELADGGTLFLDEIGDMHIETQAKLLRVLEEKQFERLGGSETVTVDVRIISATNKDLPAEIVEGRFREDLFYRLKVVDIFLPPLRDRREDIPLLIQHFLARFNDQHGKAMTDVPPDVMKMLMVYGWPGNIRELMHAVERAVIFSDGSELRRDLLPQEVRGVESVESTESVWRDGVFFQDAKQEVVQSFEVAFIRSALEYYEGNISRTAPAIGMKRQALQQKLKEHGIDPGIYR; this is encoded by the coding sequence ATGCAGATGGGACAGGGGCGGTGTTTGCAGTTCAACTTCCCGGGGGGGATGATGCAGTATAAAATTCTGATTGTGGATGATGACCCTGCGGCGCGGTACGGGTTGAAGCGGGCACTCGCGGCGCTGGGATGTGAGATTGTCGAAGCAGAGGATGGCGAGGCGGGGCTGGCGGCTGTGGTGCAGAGCAATCCCGATTTTTTGATTTGCGATATCCAGATGCCAAAGATGGATGGGTTGACGCTGGTGAAGCGATTGGCTGATCAGGGGGATGTGCGACCGGTTATTGTGATTACGGCGTATGGGTCGGAGCGGGTTGCTGTGGAGGCGATGAAGGCGGGTGCGTACGATTATTTGAGCAAGCCCTACGATGTGGATGAGTTGCGCTGCTTGGTGGAGAATGTTCTGGAGACGGTGCGGTTGCGGCGGGAGAATGAGGCGCTTCGCAACGAGATTCGGCAGCAGTCGGGGTTCGGTTTGTTGATTGGTCGCAGCCGCGCGATGGAGGGGGTCTATGATTTGATCGGGAAGGTGGCTGCGACCGATGCAGGGGTGCTGATTAGCGGGGAGAGCGGTACGGGTAAGGAGTTGGTCGCGCGGGCGATTCACGAGCAGAGCGGGCGACAGGCGCGGCCTTTTGTTGCGGTGAATGCGGCGGCGTTGCCGACGGAGTTGATCGAGAGCGAGTTGTTCGGGCATGAGCGGGGTGCGTTTACCGGGGCGACTGCGCGGCGTCAGGGCAAGTTTGAGCTTGCAGATGGTGGGACGCTGTTTTTGGACGAGATCGGCGATATGCATATTGAGACGCAGGCGAAGTTGTTGCGCGTGCTGGAAGAGAAACAGTTTGAGCGACTGGGCGGTTCGGAGACGGTGACGGTGGATGTTCGGATTATCAGCGCAACGAATAAGGATTTGCCAGCGGAGATAGTGGAAGGGCGGTTTCGGGAGGATCTTTTTTATCGCTTGAAGGTTGTGGATATTTTTTTGCCGCCGTTGCGGGATCGGCGCGAGGATATTCCGCTGCTCATTCAGCATTTTTTGGCGCGTTTTAATGATCAGCACGGCAAGGCGATGACGGATGTGCCGCCAGATGTGATGAAGATGTTGATGGTGTATGGCTGGCCGGGCAATATACGGGAGTTGATGCACGCGGTCGAGCGGGCGGTTATTTTTTCAGATGGGTCCGAGTTGCGTCGCGATTTGCTTCCCCAGGAGGTTCGGGGTGTTGAGTCTGTGGAGAGCACGGAGTCTGTCTGGCGGGATGGGGTGTTTTTTCAAGATGCAAAGCAGGAGGTTGTGCAGTCTTTTGAGGTTGCGTTTATTCGGTCTGCATTGGAATACTACGAGGGCAATATCAGCCGCACAGCACCGGCTATCGGTATGAAACGGCAGGCGTTGCAACAGAAGTTGAAGGAGCACGGGATTGATCCCGGGATTTATCGTTAG
- a CDS encoding CDP-alcohol phosphatidyltransferase family protein, protein MSTLTSTFATAFPGQVANLITAGRVVLLFLATAFAVSGDAMLAWVAVPLAFVALVMDWLDGYLARRLGCESKVGGVLDIVGDRIAENVWWVVFAWLHVIPLWVPIVVLSRGFVTDAIRSCALTRGFTAFGESTMMKSRIGFALVASRVSRATYGTSKVVAFVLLFSLNAAQQMPGLTPAFLSGLEIVAVMATYLTVALCVIRAIPVVTAAKRVVV, encoded by the coding sequence ATGTCAACGCTTACATCGACGTTTGCGACCGCGTTTCCAGGTCAGGTTGCCAATTTGATTACCGCGGGCAGAGTGGTTCTGCTGTTTCTGGCGACGGCTTTTGCTGTGTCTGGAGATGCGATGCTGGCCTGGGTTGCGGTGCCGCTCGCTTTTGTCGCGCTGGTGATGGATTGGCTGGATGGATATCTCGCGCGGCGATTGGGTTGCGAGAGCAAGGTCGGGGGGGTGCTGGATATTGTGGGGGATCGGATTGCAGAGAATGTGTGGTGGGTGGTATTTGCGTGGTTGCATGTCATTCCGCTTTGGGTGCCGATTGTGGTGCTCAGCAGGGGTTTTGTGACGGATGCGATTCGCAGTTGTGCCCTGACCAGGGGATTTACGGCGTTTGGCGAGTCAACGATGATGAAGTCGCGGATTGGGTTCGCGCTGGTTGCCTCGCGCGTGAGTCGGGCGACGTACGGGACTTCTAAGGTGGTCGCGTTTGTGCTGTTGTTCAGCCTGAATGCGGCGCAGCAGATGCCGGGTTTGACGCCCGCATTTTTGTCGGGTCTTGAGATAGTCGCTGTGATGGCGACGTATCTGACGGTCGCGCTTTGTGTTATTCGGGCGATTCCAGTTGTTACGGCTGCGAAACGGGTTGTTGTGTAA
- a CDS encoding flippase-like domain-containing protein: protein MKRETHILLCLIGFASLGVLLHQLSTPEVWQHVLMMGWGYVPVIGLSLVVFVHHAWIWRACFDRGAERPRLRQLLWVQLAGEAVGNVAPASQVGKEVGKAIVLRDKMCVSRGVSSLVVNKTGEMIGGVIFVIGGVVLGLQRFSWPAEVRGALVAVLALSVLGVVWTVFRQRRSPFARFLNLMLWLRLRFLERFRDLAVEIDENLAQFYRLNRWRLVGLLGLHVLGWFLGTLEIYVILHVLGEPMPFVWVYLFHALMVVINAAFFFVPLGMGVFEGGHVFLFHLMGLDPKMGLAVGIIRRVRRLFWMQVGLTLLLIGSRGKQADAAPKNDSLQQV from the coding sequence ATGAAAAGGGAAACGCATATTTTGCTCTGTTTGATAGGGTTTGCCAGTCTGGGTGTGCTTTTGCATCAGCTTAGTACCCCAGAGGTGTGGCAGCATGTTTTGATGATGGGCTGGGGCTATGTGCCGGTGATCGGCCTGTCGCTGGTGGTATTTGTTCATCATGCGTGGATATGGCGGGCGTGCTTTGATCGCGGAGCGGAAAGGCCGCGTTTGAGGCAGTTGCTGTGGGTGCAGTTGGCTGGCGAGGCAGTGGGCAATGTGGCGCCGGCTTCGCAGGTTGGCAAGGAGGTCGGCAAGGCGATTGTTCTGAGAGATAAGATGTGCGTTTCCCGCGGGGTGTCGTCGCTGGTGGTCAATAAGACGGGTGAGATGATTGGTGGGGTGATTTTTGTGATCGGTGGTGTTGTGCTGGGTTTGCAGCGGTTTTCGTGGCCGGCTGAGGTGCGAGGTGCTCTTGTCGCTGTTCTGGCGTTGTCTGTTCTGGGGGTTGTTTGGACGGTTTTCAGGCAGCGTCGGAGTCCCTTTGCGCGGTTTTTGAATTTGATGCTGTGGTTGCGGCTCAGGTTTTTGGAGCGGTTCCGCGATCTCGCGGTGGAGATTGACGAGAATTTGGCACAGTTTTATCGGTTGAATAGATGGCGTTTGGTGGGGTTGTTGGGTTTACATGTATTGGGCTGGTTTCTGGGTACGCTGGAGATTTATGTGATTCTTCATGTGCTCGGCGAACCGATGCCGTTTGTCTGGGTGTATCTGTTCCACGCGCTGATGGTCGTGATTAATGCGGCGTTCTTTTTTGTTCCGCTCGGGATGGGCGTTTTTGAAGGTGGGCATGTGTTTCTGTTTCATTTGATGGGCTTGGATCCAAAGATGGGTTTGGCTGTGGGCATTATTCGGCGGGTTCGGAGGCTTTTCTGGATGCAGGTGGGTCTAACTTTGCTACTGATCGGATCGCGGGGCAAGCAGGCTGATGCGGCGCCGAAAAATGATAGTCTTCAGCAGGTGTAG